AGTGATGAATAAAATACATAATATTGAAATAGTTGAGCCTGAAATAAAAGTAGATAAAAAGAGAGAAGTAAAAATATTGTATGTTGAGGCCGATGAGGACCATGTAGCATTACAACAAAAAAGTATATTGAGACAGAATGAGAAGGGCAAGAGAAATACAATTATGCCAAAACTTGTATATGTGCATGAGGGAATTGACTTTGAAAAAAGTAATAAGAAGAGAAAAGTATTAAAGAATGTTCGATATTTTGGGGGAGTGTATAAGAATTCAGAAGATTTGTGGCTTGAAGTATCGGAATACATATATAAACAATATGACGTTGATTTTTTAGAGACGGTGTATATATCAGGAGATGGGGCGTCATGGATAAGGCAAGGAGTTAACTGTCTTTCAAAAAGTAAATTTGTACTTGATAGATACCATCTTCAAAAATACGTAAGAGTTGCGACCACACATTTAAATGATGAAGCAATAAGCCAAGATTTACAGGAGGCTTTGAATTTATCTGATAAAAAAATGCTAACAAAGGTTTTTAAAAAGATAATTGAAAAGACAGGCGATAATGAAAATAAAATAAAGGCTATAAAAAATGCAAAGCGATATATTTTAAATAATTGGGATGGTATAGAAATAAGGTCAAACAGAGGAATAGTGGGTTGTAGTGCTGAAGGTCATGTGAGTCATGTATTTTCATCCCGTTTAAGTTCAAGACCTAAAGGCTGGTCGAGAAAAGGTGTAGAAAAGATGTCAAAGCTAATAATATACAAGAAGAATGGCGGTAAGGTATATGACATAGTTATGGCACAAAAACAAAAAAAGTTAGCATCTAGTAGGCAAGAAATTCAGGAAAAATTAATTAAGGAATTAAAGAAGTCATCAAACAGGTATGAGAGTGTATGGAATAGTAATTTAACTGTTATTCATAAGGGGTGTAAAACTGGTTTATATAAAGAATTAAGGCGTATTATAGGTATATGCGGATAGGGATGAGGTAATAATAAAGCAAAAATTACGGGAAAGTTTACAAGTAAGCCTATCCAATAGGAATTATACATATCTGGAAAAAAGACAAAGAAAAAGAAAAAACATAAAAAAAGAAAAAGAAAAGAAAAAAGCAAAACTTTAGTACCATGACCCGCGAAGCCCTACTACTTGTCAAGGCCGGGCTTTGCCCGCTTGTTTTAGCCTTGACAAAATGGAAAATGGTACAATAGAAATACTTTTTTCTTTTAAAAGTAGCGTTAAAATGTGAAGGAACATAGATAACAAAACGTACTAATTTGTCACAAGTATTGAGTAAAATGAATTCTTTATAGAAAGAAAGAGTTATATGGAATAATAGACAATAAGTTAGAGGAATTATAAAAGAAAATAAGGCTCAAAATGATGTAAAACACTTTCGTTACTAAGAGACCGTTATTTGAAATAGTTGCACAAATAAAAAATGGGATGCCATCTACTTTTCTTTTTCCTACAATAAATTGACGCTATCAGCGGTTGTTTAGTTCTTGACATCCAATTAATACTTTTATATAATTTATTTAACGGAACTTTATACCTAAGATTGCTAATTTAAAAAGGGAGTTTTTATGTAATAAACTTCCTTTAAATTAATTTTACAAATACTTTATATGGTGGAAAGACTGAAATTACTCAATTAGCCAGGATTATTAGAAAAATACCTTATAAATAAAGAGGGAAAAAAGGGGAATCTTAAAATGGGCGAGTGTGTTTTTTGTAAAATTATTAGAAAAGAAATACCTTCCACAATTTATCTTGAAAATGAAAAAGTAATAGCTATAAAAGATATCAATCCAGCAGCTCCAGTTCATGTGTTAATCATTCCCAAAGAACATATTGAAAATGTAAAAGATATAAATGAAAATAATGGTGAAATACTTGTAGATATTCATTTGGCAGCAAACAAAGTTGCAGATGAATTGGGTATTTCTCAGAAAGGTTACAGGCTTATCACAAACGTTGGTAAAGATGCCGGTCAGACGGTTTTTCATTTGCATTACCACCTTCTAGGCGGTATGGAAATGGGGGAAAAAATAATATAAAATAATTATTTAATTTTGGCAACCGTATTGCAATATAATGTAAATTATGATATTATTTTATTAAGTCTTGTTTATCATTTATGTATATCACCTGACTTAAAAAATATGAAAATTATATTGTGCTATTAGTGTAATGTTAACGCAATTAAAAATAGTAATTAAAATACAAAAATTCATTTCCCAACTGAGTTTTTGTAGTTTAAAAATAATAAGGATTAAAAATTAGGGGGGGCAATAATGAAAAAAAACCTTAGGAAAACGTTTCAAAGCATACTTTCTTGTATCACTGTATTTACACTAATTATAGGAATTATGGCTGGGGGTGCTGTATTTGCTAAATATCAGGACTATACCCTGGAAGAACTAATTAATGAAAGCATGGGACTTTCAAAAAGCGAAAGAGAAGACTTGCTTAATGAATTAACACAAGAAGATCTGGACAGATTTAGAAACGAAGTGAAAAACATGTCATTGCGCGAAAAAGGTGAACTGGTAATAAAAATAATAGCGGATGACGATTTGGCTAGATTTTTAAGAGAAGTCCTGCTTACAGACCCTTCATACGACTTGACAATTGAAGACTTGAAGAATTTTATAAAAAACAGAGTAAAAGACCCACTTGAACGCCTTATACTAGAAATAATCGGTCTTTCACTGGAAGAAAAAGGAGAAGCGTTTTCTGAATTTATTGATGATTTTGAAAAGCAAATAAAAGAACTAACAAAGGAAAATTACCTGGAGTACGCTATAATTCTCAGTGAGAAGCTCAATAACATGACCAGAGAGGAAATAGAAAAAGCTCTTAATAAAATTGTAGACTACTCAATATCACGCAGGGAAGATATTGTTTACTTCCTAAAACAAGTCGGGGCAGTTGAGTTTGATCTTGACACAACAGGTTTTGAAAAAATAGCTGCTGATTTTAATGCGGAGATAACAGGAGACCCTCATGATGACTTTGGAATAAAACTGGTATTCTGCTTGCTTGATGTACTTGCTAATCTATCACTATCACCATCTGTGCGCGACCATGCTGAAGATCCGTACAAAGTACAAATATACGTAAACTTTCCTTCATCAAAGAAGGATCAATTAAGCAAGTTACTAGGATTCCTTGATGTATTTAAGAGAAGAGGAGTAACAGACATAGACAAGTTCTTTGATTATATGACTAACTTCATAAACCGTCATGATGATATGCAGATATATTACTTTAAAGCAGAAGTGCAATATCGGCTTGGTACGAGAAGATACAGCGGATCATTACCAAAACCACCAGAAACACCTGAACCAACGGAATCACCAGAGCCAACAGAAACACCTGAACCAACGGAATCACCAGAGCCAACAGAAACACCTGAACCAACGGAATCACCAGAGCCAACAGAAACACCTGAACCAACGGAATCACCAGAGCCAACAGAAACACCTGAACCAACAGAGTCACCTGAACCAACGGAAACACCGGATCCAACAGAAACGCCTGAACCAACGGAATCACCAGAGCCACCAGAAACACCTGAACCAACGGAATCACCAGAGCCACCAGAAACACCTGAACCAACGGAATCACCAGAGCCACCAGAAACACCTGAACCAACGGAATCACCAGAGCCACCAGAAACACCTGAACCAACGGAATCACCAGAGCCACCAGAAACACCTGAACCAACAGACGAACCTGAAGACCCAACACAAACACCAACAACATCACCAAAACCAACTTCAAGCAAACCTCCTTCAGGTGGTGGAAGAATTATTAGCACACCAACGCCAACACCTACACCTACACCAACACCTGACGAAGATATTGAAGAGCCAGTTGAAACAGAAGTTCCTGGCGGACCGGACGATGAAATTAACTTTACTGACATAGATGGCCACTGGGCTAGGGAAATAATATTAAAACTTGCAAAAATGGGTATAGTTAACGGTTATCCTGATGGAACAATCAGACCTGATGCAAGTATAACAAGAGCTGAAATGGCAGTAATTGTTGTTCATGCTGCAGGATTGAAGCCGGCAGAAAAGGTAGACCTTAAATTTGAAGACAGTGCACAAATCCCTGAGTGGGCAGCGGGCTTTATCCAAACAGCAGTAGAAAATAATATTATAGTAGGATATGAAGACAACACATTCAGGGCATCAAGAGAACTTTCCAGGGAAGAAATGGTTGTCCTAATTCTGAAAGCATTTGACATAGCAGCAGAAAATGGTCTTGAGCAGCCTGCATTTATAGATAGAGATGAAATAGGCAAGTGGGCTATGGACTACATAACAAAATCAGTAGAACTGAACATTGTAAAAGGATATCCGGACAACACATTTAAGCCTAAGAGAAATGTTACAAGGGCAGAAGCTTTTGTAGTGCTATACAATACCATGTTGGATAGAGGCTTAATTCCTTCTGATGACAATGGGGAAGATGTAAAAGATGATGCTGATAAAGATGACAGCGGGGATGAAGGCAGCCAGGAGGAAAGTGACAGCGGTGAAGAAGACAGCAGTGAGGAATAATAAAATAAATAGTTAATGACTTATGTAAATCAGACAACTGGGGAAACTTATTCCAGTTGTCTGATTTGTTAAATTTGAAAAAATCTCTTGAGACTTCAACGATATAGTGATATAATTTACTTTGCAGCAAGAATTAAATGGTATTTAAATAAAACAACAATATCAGCATAAAGTACAATAACAAACAAAAGAAGGATGAGAAAAATGATAGACATACATTGTCATATTCTAGATGGACTTGATGACGGGCCTCAATCCTTGGATGAGTCTGTTGAATTGTGCGGCAAGCTTAAAGAGGCAGGAATAAGCAGTATTATTGCAACACCCCACTATATGATAGGTGGCGGTTATGCACCTACACCTGAGACAATAAAGTCTAAAATGGATAATTTAAAAGGTGTTCTTAAAGAAAAGAACATTGATTTAAATATTTATTCAGGTATGGAGGTGTTTGCAGACCATGAAATAGCCGATGGAATAGAGAACGGGGAAATCCTCACGCTTAATAATACTAAATATGTACTTATTGAATTTCCTATGGACATTGTTCTTAAACAAGCTTCAAATTTAGTTTTTTCTCTACTAGTTGAAGGATATGTACCTATAATTGCTCACCCAGAGAGGTACACCACAGAATACAGAAAAACCAACGTCTTACAGGATCTTGTTAATAATGGAGCTCTAATTCAGATTAATTCCGGCAGCATACTTGGATATCACGGTAAAAGGGTTCAAAAAGAAGCTTTTGCTCTCATAAATGAGGAAATGGCGCACATTGTTGCTTCTGATTCTCACGGACAGCACAGATTCTTAAAGGACAAGGATGATTTAGAGGCAAAATTAGTTAAATTCTGTGGTATGGAAAATACTCAAAAACTTATGTACACAAATCCATTGATGGTACTGGAAGATAAAGATGTGGAATATCTTACAAAACCAAAGAAAAGTTTCTTTTTGCTAGAGATATTTAAAAACATAAGATACAACACATAAATTACTGAAGATTGGCTAGAATTTCAGCTGTTTTCAAGTTAGTTGGCAGTTTATATGATTTTAAAAAGGGGTTTTTATATGAAAAAAGCAATTATAATTATATTAGCCATATTGCTAGCCGTTTTCATAGGAATCATTTTACCTATCCTGATTAATAATGGTGCTTCGGGGAGTCCAGATGTAAACAATTCAGAAGGAGAGGTGGATATTATAGAATCAGGTGAGCCAGATGACATCCCAGGCGGACCTGGAAGTGTGCAAAATTCAGCTGACCTTGATACTGACGCTCCAGAGGACACATCTGTAAACAACTCAGAAAACAGCTCAGAAAATGACCCTGCACCAACGGACAAACAAACAAATGCTCCAGGTGGAGATAACAACGGGGCAGATGAAGAAGGTAATAATGATTCAGATGCAGAAAACAAAATTTTATCAGAATCATGGGTTGAAGAGATGATCAGGGAATACGGACACCACATTAGCGATGACGATTTAGAGGACTTAAGAAGGCTTTATTCAAAGGTAGACATTGCTTATCTGCAAGGCATAATGGAAGATGGCTATACAGATGAAGAAGTAGAAGAAGTCAAAGAATACCTTAAAGCGACACTTGGCAGTGATTATCTAAGAGGAAGAGAGTTATTTTACAAGTATTCCTATTTAATGGCGGAAATAGAAATTTAATTAGTATTTAATTAGTATTAGTGAAAAGGGGTCAAGCATTTATGGAGAGAAATAATTTCGAGGAAATAGACGTAAGAGAGATTTTCTTCTTACTTCTGAGGAAATGGTACGTAGTTGCTGCATGTTTTATATTTGTTACTGTTTCAACTTTTCTAATCACAAGTTACTATTTAACACCCATTTACAGATCAGAGGCTACATTGTTTTTAGGAAAAGAAAGCGGCAATGTAGGAGGACTAAGTATAGGGGATATACAACTAAACAACCAGCTTATCGCTGACTACAGGGAACTTTTAAAATCGAGGACTGTTGCAGAAAGAGTTGGTGAAAAACTCAATGTAAGTCCGTCAAAACTTCTTAGTAATGTAGATGTAAGGACAGTTAAAGACTCCAGGATATTTAAGATTAGTTATGAAGACAGCAACCCAACCCTTGCAAGGGATGTGGTAAATGAGCTGTCAAATGAAATTCAAGAACTGGCGGCAGATATTATAGAAGTTAAAAATGTGATGGTGGTAGACGAAGCAAATATGCCGAATTCACCGGTTAAACCTAACAAGAAGATGAATGTTGCAGTTGCAGGATTGTTGGGGATTGTACTTGGTGTAGGGCTTATTCTAGTTCTGGAGTTTGTTGACCACACATTTAAGAAGCCGGATGAGGTAGAAAGATATCTAAGTCTTAATGTGGTGGGAACTATTCCTAAGTTTAAAGGCGGTAAAAGAGGAAAGAGCAAAGCCAAGAACAGGAGAGAATTGGAAAAAGAGTACCTTAAAAACCTTATTACTAAAAACGATCCGAAGGCTGCAGCTACAGAAGCCTTTAGAGAACTTAGGACAAACCTTCACTATATAAATATTGATAAAGAAGTAAAGACAATGGTGGTAACAAGCCCGTCCATGGGAGATGGAAAATCTGTAACTGCTGCAAACTTAGCAGTTATATTAGCTAAGTCGGGCAAGAGGGTTCTTATTGTGGATGCTGACCTTAGAAAGCCTAAAGTGCACCATTACTTTGGAGTTAAAAACAATATAGGACTGACAAGCATCCTTACTGACACGAAAGAGGATATTAAAGCTAAGGCAATAGAAAAGACGGAAATTTCAAACCTGGATATAATAACAAGCGGCCCTGTACCACCTAATCCATATGAAATGCTGAGTTCTAACAAGATGCAGAGTTTCGTTGAAAAAGTTAAAGGTGAGTATGATATAGTTATATTTGATACACCTCCGGTGGGACAAGTTACAGACGCAGCAATTTTGGCAGGATTAGCTGACGGGACTATATTGGTTCTGGCATGCGCAGGCACCAGGATTGATATGGCGAAGCGGGCATGTAAAGCCCTTGAAGGTGTAAACGCAAATATGATTGGAGCTGTTCTTACTAAAATTGATTTTAGAAAGACATCCTACTACGGTTACAGTTACAGCTATCAATATGATTAAATTCACACAATGCCATATATCAGCATTTTATGATATTATTGATTTTCTCATGATAAAGTGTTATGGTAATTTTATGGAAGAATATTAAAAAATTTATAGAGATATAGATAAAAGATAATAGAGTTAGATAGGACTAAATTGGGGGTATATCTAATAAAAATGGAGAACGGCATATAACTAGTTTTAGAAATTAAACGACATAGTTTTCTAGGGGATTTTCTTTAGAGTACAGAATGCATGAGTAATAACTCTATAAAAAAATATTTAAAAATATAAAAATGATATGCATTGGGGGATTTAGGAATGTATGCTGTAGTCGGAAGACTTATTAAGGGCTTTAATCTCAATTTAACCTACAGAAGATGGCTTTTACTATTACTTGATATTGTACTTATAAATCTTGCATCTTTGGGCGCAGTGTTTTTAAGAACCGACTTTAGAATACCTGAAATATATCTTGCCAGCATTCAAAAAACGTACATAATCACAACACTTGTCCTAATAGCAGTATTCCGTCTCTTTAACTTGTATAAAAGCGTTTGGCGTTATGCAAGTATAGAAGAGATGAATAATGTAATATTCGCATCAGTAGTTGGGGGCGGAATACTATTTGTCCTATACGAACATATTCTCAACATCGATTTTCCAAGAAGTTATTACATCTTAATGCCAATATTACTCGTAATACTTGTAGGTGGGATGAGATTTTCTTATCGTGCCCTGAGACGCATAAAAAATGTGTACTTTAACGGACTTTTGTCTGAGCGGAAAAGGGTCATGATTGTAGGTGGGGGAGAAGCAGGTTCATTAGTGATTCAAGAGCTTTTCGACAACCCACAGCTTTTGAAGTATCCTGTAGCTGTTATTGATGACAATCCTCAAAAGAACCGTGCAAAAATCCACGGTGTTCCGGTTTTAGGAACAAGGGAAGATATACACTGGGTTGTAAAAGCAAAAAGAATTGATGAAATAATAATTGCCATCCCTTCAGCCAGCAAAAGTGAAATACGGGAACTGGTGAATATTTGTAAAGAAACAAAGTGCAAATTAAAGACCATACCCGGAGTATTTGAATTAATAAATGGACAAGTAGATATAAAGAAAATCAGGGATGTGAATATTGAAGATTTACTAGGGAGGGATCCCGTAAAGGTAAATTTAGCGGAGATATGCAATTATTTAAGCTCTGAAGTAGTGCTGGTAACCGGTGGCGGTGGTTCAATAGGAACAGAGCTTTGCCGCCAGATAGCACGTTTTAGTCCCAAACAGCTTATTATACTTGACATTTATGAGAATAACGCTTATGAAATACAACAGGAGCTAATTAGAAATCACAAAAATTTAAATCTTGAAGTTGTAATTGCTTCAATAAGAGACAGAAAAAGAATGGAGAGTGTTTTCAAAAAGTACAAGCCGGGGGTTGTATTCCATGCCGCAGCACACAAGCATGTGCCATTAATGGAAGCAAATCCGACTGAGGCCATTAAAAATAACGTTTTTGGTACATTGAACGTGGCTGAGTGTGCTGACAAATACGGTACCAAACGCTTTGTACTGATATCTACAGACAAGGCGGTAAATCCAACTAATATAATGGGTGCAACCAAGAGGACGGCAGAAATGATTATACAGTCTCTTGACAGAAGAAGCAAGACAGAATTTGTGGCTGTCCGTTTTGGAAATGTATTAGGAAGCAACGGAAGCGTTATTCCACAGTTTAAAAAGCAAATAGCTGAAGGCGGTCCTGTAACGGTGACTCATCCTGAGATAATACGTTATTTTATGACAATACCTGAAGCAGTTCAATTGGTTATACAAGCCGGCTCCATGGCAAAGGGAGGAGAAATATTTATACTTGACATGGGAGAGCCTGTTAAAATTGTGGATTTGGCAAGAGATCTTATAAGGCTTTCCGGTTTTGAACCTGATAAAGACATAAAGATACATTATACAGGCCTGCGTCCGGGAGAAAAGCTTTATGAGGAATTGCTGCTTGCAGAAGAAGGAATTTCTCAGACAAGGCATGAAAAGATTTTTATTGGAAAGCCGATTTCAATAGACAGCGATGAATTGTATAATAAATTGAACTGGTTAAAAGAAGCTATTGCACATGAAAGACCTGATGATATTGAAAAAATAATGCGGTGTATTGTACCTGAATATAAAAAGGCGGATACCCAAAAGTCAAAAAAGGTTGGATAGCATAGCTATTTAGAAAACAAAACTGTGAGCCATTGAAAACGGATATTTCTTTTAGTATAATAATATTTCAGATACAGGCAGGATTATAGTTTGTACCAATAAAGGACAGGTTTTGGTTTCAGATGAAGAAAGAACAGAACTAAAAGAAGCTTTTACCTTTAAAGCCGGCTATACTCAAAACACATGGGGGCATGATAAATATAAAAACTATATTTTATTGGCCAGTTATGGAAAACATAATGCCGATAATCCGCCCAGAGAGGTCTACCTTTCAAAGGATCATGGTGAAACGTGGGAGAAGATTTTTGACAAGCCAATTTCAAAGATGCTTGACCCTGGTTATTATCACATACATGATGTAGCATTTGATCCCTATTCAAACATGATTCTTATTTCTGTTGGAGACGGAGTAAACAGGCAGATTCATTATTCTTATGATTTTGGAAAGACGTGGCATGATGTGTTTGATGAAAGGGTTTATGACAAAGTAAACATGGCGCCGATACACCCTACATCCATTTTGCCCTTTCCGGACGGCATTGCTTTTGGAAGTGATGAATTGCCGGAAGGCATATCCTGGTGGAAAAGACCTGAAAACGTTGAAAAACCTGAAATCAGGTGGGAAGATATTGAGTATAAAATAACTTTTGGGAAGGCAAACGATAATTTGATTGGTACATATGCCACTAAAGGTGATACCCTTGAAGTAAACGGACAGGTTTTGGGGGTAATGCCCTTCCGCAACCATGATACCAAAACAGAAGGTCATACCAGATTGTTTGCCACAGGTGACGGCGGGCAAAGCTGGCATGAAATATTCAGGGAAGCTGAGTGGAGTCCGGATTATAAAGGTTTTTTCAATGCCTTTCTTCGTGAGGAAAACGGAAATGTTTATATTTATGCAGCATATTCAAAATTTGGGAATGTATATGCATGGAAGGCACAAATGCCGGATTTTTCTGAGAATAATAAATTAGAAACATATTCATTAATATATGATGAAAACGGAGCTGACTTAGGCAAGGCACCGGTAGACTTAAACTGTTATTTCAGCGGGGATGTTGCAGTGGTAAATAACAGCGGTTCCCTGAAAAAAAACGGACATGTTTTTTCCTGTTGGAATACAAAAGCAGACGGGAGCGGAAAGGATTATAATGCATGGGATGCCATAACTGTAGAGGATCAGAACATTGTTTTATATGCTAAATGGGAAGCTGCACCCGGTGCGGATGTATTTATTGAAAGAGCTGAGTCTGAGGAAAGCCCGTATAAGGCATTGGCAGTTTATGAAGAGGGAATTGAATTTTATCCGTCAGATATCAGATTTTATGAAGGAATTAACAAAAGCTTAAATACGATACTGTCATGGGCAATGTCCAGCCATCAGAGAGGGAATTTTTCCACGGCAATGTCAAGTTATAACAGAGTGATTAACTGTAAATGGGCGGACAGCTTGCTGGCAGAAAGGGCAAAAGCTTTATTTGACTTAGCAAAGGAAAATAAATTAATTGATACGGCAGATTCTATTGCTGAACATGCAAAATCAGCGAACAGTCCGTATAAGGCATTGAGTATATATGAAGAAGGTTTGTTAATATACCCGCAAAACTCCATATTAATAAACGGAGCAAATGAAAGTGCAAAAATCATTCTGTCATGGTGTGAGGGCAGCATAAAAAGAGGGGATATTTATTCTGCCAAATCAGGATATAGAAGAGTTGCAAACAGTAAATGGGTTGATGAAGACATAAAACTTAGGGCAATAACATTATTAAATTACACGGAAAATCCGAATAACGTTATTGAGCATGCAAAATCAGCGGACAGTCCGTATAAGGCATTGAGTATATATGAAGAAGGGCTGTTGATTTACCCGCAAAACTCTAAATTAATAAACGGAGTAAATGAAAGTGCAAAAATCATTTTGGATTGGAGCAAAAAAAGCTACATGAGGGGCAGTTTCAGTTCTGCAATCCATGGTTACAATACTGTTTTAAAAAGCCGGTGGGCAGAAGAAGAACTGAAGCATGAGGCTGAAATTTTATTAAATTATGCCAGGGAAGGGGTTTTATTTAACGGGGTGAATTAAAAAAAACCTCAGTAACACTTGCAGGTGTTTCCGAAAAGTACTTTTATACAGCCTTCTTTTTTGTATTCGGTGTTGTTTTTGATAT
The genomic region above belongs to Acetivibrio saccincola and contains:
- a CDS encoding ISLre2 family transposase, which translates into the protein MYNSIQHFNEFGVKRIEKKIKNFIEEGKDLADLVLGLKEDLFKLGRDILKEVLEDMDEYFRNCEIRKQYWEIIRKDKTAILTTFGTLSYNRTYFKHKENGNRQHLVDRIVGVEPHDRVSADVVINAIDEAADSSYRKAGEKATYIDEISKQAVMNKIHNIEIVEPEIKVDKKREVKILYVEADEDHVALQQKSILRQNEKGKRNTIMPKLVYVHEGIDFEKSNKKRKVLKNVRYFGGVYKNSEDLWLEVSEYIYKQYDVDFLETVYISGDGASWIRQGVNCLSKSKFVLDRYHLQKYVRVATTHLNDEAISQDLQEALNLSDKKMLTKVFKKIIEKTGDNENKIKAIKNAKRYILNNWDGIEIRSNRGIVGCSAEGHVSHVFSSRLSSRPKGWSRKGVEKMSKLIIYKKNGGKVYDIVMAQKQKKLASSRQEIQEKLIKELKKSSNRYESVWNSNLTVIHKGCKTGLYKELRRIIGICG
- a CDS encoding histidine triad nucleotide-binding protein, which encodes MGECVFCKIIRKEIPSTIYLENEKVIAIKDINPAAPVHVLIIPKEHIENVKDINENNGEILVDIHLAANKVADELGISQKGYRLITNVGKDAGQTVFHLHYHLLGGMEMGEKII
- a CDS encoding S-layer homology domain-containing protein — protein: MKKNLRKTFQSILSCITVFTLIIGIMAGGAVFAKYQDYTLEELINESMGLSKSEREDLLNELTQEDLDRFRNEVKNMSLREKGELVIKIIADDDLARFLREVLLTDPSYDLTIEDLKNFIKNRVKDPLERLILEIIGLSLEEKGEAFSEFIDDFEKQIKELTKENYLEYAIILSEKLNNMTREEIEKALNKIVDYSISRREDIVYFLKQVGAVEFDLDTTGFEKIAADFNAEITGDPHDDFGIKLVFCLLDVLANLSLSPSVRDHAEDPYKVQIYVNFPSSKKDQLSKLLGFLDVFKRRGVTDIDKFFDYMTNFINRHDDMQIYYFKAEVQYRLGTRRYSGSLPKPPETPEPTESPEPTETPEPTESPEPTETPEPTESPEPTETPEPTESPEPTETPEPTESPEPTETPDPTETPEPTESPEPPETPEPTESPEPPETPEPTESPEPPETPEPTESPEPPETPEPTESPEPPETPEPTDEPEDPTQTPTTSPKPTSSKPPSGGGRIISTPTPTPTPTPTPDEDIEEPVETEVPGGPDDEINFTDIDGHWAREIILKLAKMGIVNGYPDGTIRPDASITRAEMAVIVVHAAGLKPAEKVDLKFEDSAQIPEWAAGFIQTAVENNIIVGYEDNTFRASRELSREEMVVLILKAFDIAAENGLEQPAFIDRDEIGKWAMDYITKSVELNIVKGYPDNTFKPKRNVTRAEAFVVLYNTMLDRGLIPSDDNGEDVKDDADKDDSGDEGSQEESDSGEEDSSEE
- a CDS encoding tyrosine-protein phosphatase: MIDIHCHILDGLDDGPQSLDESVELCGKLKEAGISSIIATPHYMIGGGYAPTPETIKSKMDNLKGVLKEKNIDLNIYSGMEVFADHEIADGIENGEILTLNNTKYVLIEFPMDIVLKQASNLVFSLLVEGYVPIIAHPERYTTEYRKTNVLQDLVNNGALIQINSGSILGYHGKRVQKEAFALINEEMAHIVASDSHGQHRFLKDKDDLEAKLVKFCGMENTQKLMYTNPLMVLEDKDVEYLTKPKKSFFLLEIFKNIRYNT
- a CDS encoding polysaccharide biosynthesis tyrosine autokinase, with amino-acid sequence MKRGQAFMERNNFEEIDVREIFFLLLRKWYVVAACFIFVTVSTFLITSYYLTPIYRSEATLFLGKESGNVGGLSIGDIQLNNQLIADYRELLKSRTVAERVGEKLNVSPSKLLSNVDVRTVKDSRIFKISYEDSNPTLARDVVNELSNEIQELAADIIEVKNVMVVDEANMPNSPVKPNKKMNVAVAGLLGIVLGVGLILVLEFVDHTFKKPDEVERYLSLNVVGTIPKFKGGKRGKSKAKNRRELEKEYLKNLITKNDPKAAATEAFRELRTNLHYINIDKEVKTMVVTSPSMGDGKSVTAANLAVILAKSGKRVLIVDADLRKPKVHHYFGVKNNIGLTSILTDTKEDIKAKAIEKTEISNLDIITSGPVPPNPYEMLSSNKMQSFVEKVKGEYDIVIFDTPPVGQVTDAAILAGLADGTILVLACAGTRIDMAKRACKALEGVNANMIGAVLTKIDFRKTSYYGYSYSYQYD
- a CDS encoding polysaccharide biosynthesis protein, with amino-acid sequence MYAVVGRLIKGFNLNLTYRRWLLLLLDIVLINLASLGAVFLRTDFRIPEIYLASIQKTYIITTLVLIAVFRLFNLYKSVWRYASIEEMNNVIFASVVGGGILFVLYEHILNIDFPRSYYILMPILLVILVGGMRFSYRALRRIKNVYFNGLLSERKRVMIVGGGEAGSLVIQELFDNPQLLKYPVAVIDDNPQKNRAKIHGVPVLGTREDIHWVVKAKRIDEIIIAIPSASKSEIRELVNICKETKCKLKTIPGVFELINGQVDIKKIRDVNIEDLLGRDPVKVNLAEICNYLSSEVVLVTGGGGSIGTELCRQIARFSPKQLIILDIYENNAYEIQQELIRNHKNLNLEVVIASIRDRKRMESVFKKYKPGVVFHAAAHKHVPLMEANPTEAIKNNVFGTLNVAECADKYGTKRFVLISTDKAVNPTNIMGATKRTAEMIIQSLDRRSKTEFVAVRFGNVLGSNGSVIPQFKKQIAEGGPVTVTHPEIIRYFMTIPEAVQLVIQAGSMAKGGEIFILDMGEPVKIVDLARDLIRLSGFEPDKDIKIHYTGLRPGEKLYEELLLAEEGISQTRHEKIFIGKPISIDSDELYNKLNWLKEAIAHERPDDIEKIMRCIVPEYKKADTQKSKKVG
- a CDS encoding InlB B-repeat-containing protein, giving the protein MVSDEERTELKEAFTFKAGYTQNTWGHDKYKNYILLASYGKHNADNPPREVYLSKDHGETWEKIFDKPISKMLDPGYYHIHDVAFDPYSNMILISVGDGVNRQIHYSYDFGKTWHDVFDERVYDKVNMAPIHPTSILPFPDGIAFGSDELPEGISWWKRPENVEKPEIRWEDIEYKITFGKANDNLIGTYATKGDTLEVNGQVLGVMPFRNHDTKTEGHTRLFATGDGGQSWHEIFREAEWSPDYKGFFNAFLREENGNVYIYAAYSKFGNVYAWKAQMPDFSENNKLETYSLIYDENGADLGKAPVDLNCYFSGDVAVVNNSGSLKKNGHVFSCWNTKADGSGKDYNAWDAITVEDQNIVLYAKWEAAPGADVFIERAESEESPYKALAVYEEGIEFYPSDIRFYEGINKSLNTILSWAMSSHQRGNFSTAMSSYNRVINCKWADSLLAERAKALFDLAKENKLIDTADSIAEHAKSANSPYKALSIYEEGLLIYPQNSILINGANESAKIILSWCEGSIKRGDIYSAKSGYRRVANSKWVDEDIKLRAITLLNYTENPNNVIEHAKSADSPYKALSIYEEGLLIYPQNSKLINGVNESAKIILDWSKKSYMRGSFSSAIHGYNTVLKSRWAEEELKHEAEILLNYAREGVLFNGVN